From a single Ciconia boyciana chromosome 6, ASM3463844v1, whole genome shotgun sequence genomic region:
- the SSH3 gene encoding protein phosphatase Slingshot homolog 3 isoform X6 — MALVTVRRAAGSAGGPAEEDAPRRRQLQRRQSFVMVKGAALLLPAEEPLVAEPPPAAPPSQAPGQQEQHLQLMMQLLRPQDAIRLAVRLESARPQRVRYLLVVRPEEAGAEGQTALLGVDFAHEGAARCTLGMVLPLWSDTQVFLDGDGGFSVTSGGQTRIFKPISVQTMWAVLQELHRACEEASRGGHIPGGPALAWARGYAAALASEQSCLNEWLAMADLESVRPASPPPLRPATPELSEQAVRALLRDVMASADLESVTSKEVREELERRTGHSLARHKDFIDNEMLLVLAQMDRPSRVFPHLYLGSEWNAANLEELQQNRVTHILNVAREIDNFFPALFTYMNVRVYDEETAQLLPHWNDTFLFLSRVRASGGRALVHCRMGLSRSAATVLAYAMKEFGWPLERALRHVRHCRPGVLPNPGFMRQLDFYQGILQASRHSSLWEPKAAERAAQPQEGPEAAPGDEGGRSPAPSPQPPEEASGPGLLGASRRPRISLCAVMRSISLLEPPEPPEPLGEPLAEEEPMSQQANHVPPSGRCSRAGSSYGGTRSG, encoded by the exons atGGCGCTGGTCACCgtgcggcgggcggcgggctcCGCCGGGGGCCCGGCG GAGGAAGATGCACCCAGGCGCAGGCAGCTGCAGCGGCG gcAGAGCTTCGTCATGGTCAAGGGGGccgccctgctgctgcccgcgGAGGAGCCGCTGGTGGCCGAGCCCCCCCCGGCTGCGCCCCCCAGCCAGGCCccggggcagcaggagcagcacctgcagctcaTGATGCAGCTGCTGCGTCCCCAGGATGCCATCCGGCTG gcgGTGCGGCTGGAGTCGGCGCGGCCGCAGCGGGTGCGGTACCTGCTGGTGGTGCGGCCCGAGGAGGCGGGAGCCGAGGGGCAGACGGCGCTGCTGGGCGTGGACTTTGCCCACGAGGG AGCCGCCCGCTGCACCCTGGGCATGGTGCTGCCCCTCTGGAGCGACACCCAGGTCTTCCTCGACGGTGATGG GGGGTTCAGCGTGACGTCTGGGGGACAGACCCGCATCTTCAAGCCCATCTCTGTCCAGACCATGTG GGCcgtgctgcaggagctgcaccGCGCCTGCGAGGAGGCGTCCCGCGGCGGGCACATCCCCGGGGGCCCGGCGCTGGCCTGGGCCCGTGGCTACGCGGCGGCGCTGGCCTCGGAGCAGAGCTGCCTCAACGAGTGGCTGGCCATGGCCGACCTCGAGTCCGTGCGCCCTGCCTCGCCCCCGCCCCTCCG GCCGGCGACGCCGGAGCTGTCGGAGCAGGCGGTGCGGGCGCTGCTGCGGGACGTGATGGCCAGCGCTGACCTGGAGAGCGTCACCTCCAAGGAG GTACGGGAGGAGCTGGAGCGGCGCACGGGGCACAGCCTGGCCCGGCACAAGGACTTCATCGACAACGagatgctgctggtgctggcgCAGATGGACCGGCCCTCCCGCGTCTTCCCACACCTCTACCTG GGCTCCGAGTGGAACGCGGCCAacctggaggagctgcagcagaacCG GGTCACCCACATCCTGAACGTGGCGCGGGAGATCGACAACTTCTTCCCGGCGCTGTTCACCTACATGAATGTGCGGGTGTACGACGAGGAGAcggcccagctcctgccccactgGAACGacaccttcctcttcctctcccgCGTCCG GGCCAGCGGGGGCCGGGCGCTGGTACACTGCCGCATGGGGCTGAGCCGCTCGGCGGCCACGGTGCTGGCCTACGCCATGAAGGAGTTCGGGTGGCCGCTGGAGCGGGCGCTGCGGCACGTCCGGCACTGCCGCCCCGGCGTCCTGCCCAACCCCGGCTTCATGCGCCAGCTCGACTTCTACCAGGGCATCCTGCAGGCCAG CCGGCACAGCAGCCTGTGGGAGCCCAaggcggcggagcgggcggccCAGCCCCAGGAGGGCCCAGAGGCCGCCCCGGGGGACGAGGGTGGCCGgtccccggccccctccccgcagccccctgaGGAGGCGAGCGGGCCGGGGCTGTTGGGGGCCTCCCGGCGCCCCCGCATCTCCCTCTGCGCCGTCATGCGGAGCATCAGCCTGCTggagccccccgagccccccgagCCGCTGGGGGAGCCCCTCGCCGAGGAG GAGCCCATGTCCCAGCAGGCAAATCATGTCCCCCCAAGTGGAAGATGTTCAAGGGCTGGAAGCTCCTACGGCGGGACAAGATCTGGCTGA
- the SSH3 gene encoding protein phosphatase Slingshot homolog 3 isoform X2, which produces MALVTVRRAAGSAGGPAEEDAPRRRQLQRRQSFVMVKGAALLLPAEEPLVAEPPPAAPPSQAPGQQEQHLQLMMQLLRPQDAIRLAVRLESARPQRVRYLLVVRPEEAGAEGQTALLGVDFAHEGAARCTLGMVLPLWSDTQVFLDGDGGFSVTSGGQTRIFKPISVQTMWAVLQELHRACEEASRGGHIPGGPALAWARGYAAALASEQSCLNEWLAMADLESVRPASPPPLRPATPELSEQAVRALLRDVMASADLESVTSKEVREELERRTGHSLARHKDFIDNEMLLVLAQMDRPSRVFPHLYLGSEWNAANLEELQQNRVTHILNVAREIDNFFPALFTYMNVRVYDEETAQLLPHWNDTFLFLSRVRASGGRALVHCRMGLSRSAATVLAYAMKEFGWPLERALRHVRHCRPGVLPNPGFMRQLDFYQGILQARSPCPSRQIMSPQVEDVQGLEAPTAGQDLAEQRDLEGLVPAVREKKKSRLQLHDAARDRGQAGAPWSRGGDDGGQVLEVPHPSRHPGVPQAEDVLVRAGVEDGGRTSSAALSGTSAVSPPVLAVRRAPLSQLGQSHWCYWESRQHRLLDLGSPAPLTLSVPGRGCPVPRRVRWPAARRRAAAPWSLTPWKG; this is translated from the exons atGGCGCTGGTCACCgtgcggcgggcggcgggctcCGCCGGGGGCCCGGCG GAGGAAGATGCACCCAGGCGCAGGCAGCTGCAGCGGCG gcAGAGCTTCGTCATGGTCAAGGGGGccgccctgctgctgcccgcgGAGGAGCCGCTGGTGGCCGAGCCCCCCCCGGCTGCGCCCCCCAGCCAGGCCccggggcagcaggagcagcacctgcagctcaTGATGCAGCTGCTGCGTCCCCAGGATGCCATCCGGCTG gcgGTGCGGCTGGAGTCGGCGCGGCCGCAGCGGGTGCGGTACCTGCTGGTGGTGCGGCCCGAGGAGGCGGGAGCCGAGGGGCAGACGGCGCTGCTGGGCGTGGACTTTGCCCACGAGGG AGCCGCCCGCTGCACCCTGGGCATGGTGCTGCCCCTCTGGAGCGACACCCAGGTCTTCCTCGACGGTGATGG GGGGTTCAGCGTGACGTCTGGGGGACAGACCCGCATCTTCAAGCCCATCTCTGTCCAGACCATGTG GGCcgtgctgcaggagctgcaccGCGCCTGCGAGGAGGCGTCCCGCGGCGGGCACATCCCCGGGGGCCCGGCGCTGGCCTGGGCCCGTGGCTACGCGGCGGCGCTGGCCTCGGAGCAGAGCTGCCTCAACGAGTGGCTGGCCATGGCCGACCTCGAGTCCGTGCGCCCTGCCTCGCCCCCGCCCCTCCG GCCGGCGACGCCGGAGCTGTCGGAGCAGGCGGTGCGGGCGCTGCTGCGGGACGTGATGGCCAGCGCTGACCTGGAGAGCGTCACCTCCAAGGAG GTACGGGAGGAGCTGGAGCGGCGCACGGGGCACAGCCTGGCCCGGCACAAGGACTTCATCGACAACGagatgctgctggtgctggcgCAGATGGACCGGCCCTCCCGCGTCTTCCCACACCTCTACCTG GGCTCCGAGTGGAACGCGGCCAacctggaggagctgcagcagaacCG GGTCACCCACATCCTGAACGTGGCGCGGGAGATCGACAACTTCTTCCCGGCGCTGTTCACCTACATGAATGTGCGGGTGTACGACGAGGAGAcggcccagctcctgccccactgGAACGacaccttcctcttcctctcccgCGTCCG GGCCAGCGGGGGCCGGGCGCTGGTACACTGCCGCATGGGGCTGAGCCGCTCGGCGGCCACGGTGCTGGCCTACGCCATGAAGGAGTTCGGGTGGCCGCTGGAGCGGGCGCTGCGGCACGTCCGGCACTGCCGCCCCGGCGTCCTGCCCAACCCCGGCTTCATGCGCCAGCTCGACTTCTACCAGGGCATCCTGCAGGCCAG GAGCCCATGTCCCAGCAGGCAAATCATGTCCCCCCAAGTGGAAGATGTTCAAGGGCTGGAAGCTCCTACGGCGGGACAAGATCTGGCTGAACAACGCGATCTGGAGGGCTTGGTACCTGCAGT ACgtgaaaagaagaaatcccGCCTGCAGCTTCACGATGCCGCTCGAGAccggggacaggcaggagcacCATGGTCCAGAG GTGGGGACGACGGAGGGCAAGTACTGGAAGTGCCACATCCAAGCCGTCACCCGGGAGTGCCACAAGCGGAGGATGTACTTGTGCGCGCAG gtgtGGAAGACGGAGGACGAACCAGCAGCGCTGCCCTCTCAGGTACCAGCGCCGTGTCTCCACCCGTGCTCGCTGTCCGAAGggctcccctctcccagcttgGCCAGTCCCATTGGTGTTACTGGGAGTCCCGGCAGCACCGGCTTCTGGATCTGGGCTCACCAGCTCCCCTCACCCTTTCTGTGCCTGGCAGGGGGTGCCCGGTGCCCAGGAGGGTCCGGTGGCCAGCGGCACGGCGGAGAGCAGCTGCCCCATGGAGCCTGACCCCCTGGAAAGGCTGA
- the SSH3 gene encoding protein phosphatase Slingshot homolog 3 isoform X3 translates to MALVTVRRAAGSAGGPAEEDAPRRRQLQRRQSFVMVKGAALLLPAEEPLVAEPPPAAPPSQAPGQQEQHLQLMMQLLRPQDAIRLAVRLESARPQRVRYLLVVRPEEAGAEGQTALLGVDFAHEGAARCTLGMVLPLWSDTQVFLDGDGGFSVTSGGQTRIFKPISVQTMWAVLQELHRACEEASRGGHIPGGPALAWARGYAAALASEQSCLNEWLAMADLESVRPASPPPLRPATPELSEQAVRALLRDVMASADLESVTSKEVREELERRTGHSLARHKDFIDNEMLLVLAQMDRPSRVFPHLYLGSEWNAANLEELQQNRVTHILNVAREIDNFFPALFTYMNVRVYDEETAQLLPHWNDTFLFLSRVRASGGRALVHCRMGLSRSAATVLAYAMKEFGWPLERALRHVRHCRPGVLPNPGFMRQLDFYQGILQARSPCPSRQIMSPQVEDVQGLEAPTAGQDLAEQRDLEGLVPAVREKKKSRLQLHDAARDRGQAGAPWSRGGDDGGQVLEVPHPSRHPGVPQAEDVLVRAGVEDGGRTSSAALSGGARCPGGSGGQRHGGEQLPHGA, encoded by the exons atGGCGCTGGTCACCgtgcggcgggcggcgggctcCGCCGGGGGCCCGGCG GAGGAAGATGCACCCAGGCGCAGGCAGCTGCAGCGGCG gcAGAGCTTCGTCATGGTCAAGGGGGccgccctgctgctgcccgcgGAGGAGCCGCTGGTGGCCGAGCCCCCCCCGGCTGCGCCCCCCAGCCAGGCCccggggcagcaggagcagcacctgcagctcaTGATGCAGCTGCTGCGTCCCCAGGATGCCATCCGGCTG gcgGTGCGGCTGGAGTCGGCGCGGCCGCAGCGGGTGCGGTACCTGCTGGTGGTGCGGCCCGAGGAGGCGGGAGCCGAGGGGCAGACGGCGCTGCTGGGCGTGGACTTTGCCCACGAGGG AGCCGCCCGCTGCACCCTGGGCATGGTGCTGCCCCTCTGGAGCGACACCCAGGTCTTCCTCGACGGTGATGG GGGGTTCAGCGTGACGTCTGGGGGACAGACCCGCATCTTCAAGCCCATCTCTGTCCAGACCATGTG GGCcgtgctgcaggagctgcaccGCGCCTGCGAGGAGGCGTCCCGCGGCGGGCACATCCCCGGGGGCCCGGCGCTGGCCTGGGCCCGTGGCTACGCGGCGGCGCTGGCCTCGGAGCAGAGCTGCCTCAACGAGTGGCTGGCCATGGCCGACCTCGAGTCCGTGCGCCCTGCCTCGCCCCCGCCCCTCCG GCCGGCGACGCCGGAGCTGTCGGAGCAGGCGGTGCGGGCGCTGCTGCGGGACGTGATGGCCAGCGCTGACCTGGAGAGCGTCACCTCCAAGGAG GTACGGGAGGAGCTGGAGCGGCGCACGGGGCACAGCCTGGCCCGGCACAAGGACTTCATCGACAACGagatgctgctggtgctggcgCAGATGGACCGGCCCTCCCGCGTCTTCCCACACCTCTACCTG GGCTCCGAGTGGAACGCGGCCAacctggaggagctgcagcagaacCG GGTCACCCACATCCTGAACGTGGCGCGGGAGATCGACAACTTCTTCCCGGCGCTGTTCACCTACATGAATGTGCGGGTGTACGACGAGGAGAcggcccagctcctgccccactgGAACGacaccttcctcttcctctcccgCGTCCG GGCCAGCGGGGGCCGGGCGCTGGTACACTGCCGCATGGGGCTGAGCCGCTCGGCGGCCACGGTGCTGGCCTACGCCATGAAGGAGTTCGGGTGGCCGCTGGAGCGGGCGCTGCGGCACGTCCGGCACTGCCGCCCCGGCGTCCTGCCCAACCCCGGCTTCATGCGCCAGCTCGACTTCTACCAGGGCATCCTGCAGGCCAG GAGCCCATGTCCCAGCAGGCAAATCATGTCCCCCCAAGTGGAAGATGTTCAAGGGCTGGAAGCTCCTACGGCGGGACAAGATCTGGCTGAACAACGCGATCTGGAGGGCTTGGTACCTGCAGT ACgtgaaaagaagaaatcccGCCTGCAGCTTCACGATGCCGCTCGAGAccggggacaggcaggagcacCATGGTCCAGAG GTGGGGACGACGGAGGGCAAGTACTGGAAGTGCCACATCCAAGCCGTCACCCGGGAGTGCCACAAGCGGAGGATGTACTTGTGCGCGCAG gtgtGGAAGACGGAGGACGAACCAGCAGCGCTGCCCTCTCAG GGGGTGCCCGGTGCCCAGGAGGGTCCGGTGGCCAGCGGCACGGCGGAGAGCAGCTGCCCCATGGAGCCTGA
- the SSH3 gene encoding protein phosphatase Slingshot homolog 3 isoform X5 produces the protein MALVTVRRAAGSAGGPAEEDAPRRRQLQRRQSFVMVKGAALLLPAEEPLVAEPPPAAPPSQAPGQQEQHLQLMMQLLRPQDAIRLAVRLESARPQRVRYLLVVRPEEAGAEGQTALLGVDFAHEGAARCTLGMVLPLWSDTQVFLDGDGGFSVTSGGQTRIFKPISVQTMWAVLQELHRACEEASRGGHIPGGPALAWARGYAAALASEQSCLNEWLAMADLESVRPASPPPLRPATPELSEQAVRALLRDVMASADLESVTSKEVREELERRTGHSLARHKDFIDNEMLLVLAQMDRPSRVFPHLYLGSEWNAANLEELQQNRVTHILNVAREIDNFFPALFTYMNVRVYDEETAQLLPHWNDTFLFLSRVRSPCPSRQIMSPQVEDVQGLEAPTAGQDLAEQRDLEGLVPAVREKKKSRLQLHDAARDRGQAGAPWSRGGDDGGQVLEVPHPSRHPGVPQAEDVLVRAGVEDGGRTSSAALSGTSAVSPPVLAVRRAPLSQLGQSHWCYWESRQHRLLDLGSPAPLTLSVPGRGCPVPRRVRWPAARRRAAAPWSLTPWKG, from the exons atGGCGCTGGTCACCgtgcggcgggcggcgggctcCGCCGGGGGCCCGGCG GAGGAAGATGCACCCAGGCGCAGGCAGCTGCAGCGGCG gcAGAGCTTCGTCATGGTCAAGGGGGccgccctgctgctgcccgcgGAGGAGCCGCTGGTGGCCGAGCCCCCCCCGGCTGCGCCCCCCAGCCAGGCCccggggcagcaggagcagcacctgcagctcaTGATGCAGCTGCTGCGTCCCCAGGATGCCATCCGGCTG gcgGTGCGGCTGGAGTCGGCGCGGCCGCAGCGGGTGCGGTACCTGCTGGTGGTGCGGCCCGAGGAGGCGGGAGCCGAGGGGCAGACGGCGCTGCTGGGCGTGGACTTTGCCCACGAGGG AGCCGCCCGCTGCACCCTGGGCATGGTGCTGCCCCTCTGGAGCGACACCCAGGTCTTCCTCGACGGTGATGG GGGGTTCAGCGTGACGTCTGGGGGACAGACCCGCATCTTCAAGCCCATCTCTGTCCAGACCATGTG GGCcgtgctgcaggagctgcaccGCGCCTGCGAGGAGGCGTCCCGCGGCGGGCACATCCCCGGGGGCCCGGCGCTGGCCTGGGCCCGTGGCTACGCGGCGGCGCTGGCCTCGGAGCAGAGCTGCCTCAACGAGTGGCTGGCCATGGCCGACCTCGAGTCCGTGCGCCCTGCCTCGCCCCCGCCCCTCCG GCCGGCGACGCCGGAGCTGTCGGAGCAGGCGGTGCGGGCGCTGCTGCGGGACGTGATGGCCAGCGCTGACCTGGAGAGCGTCACCTCCAAGGAG GTACGGGAGGAGCTGGAGCGGCGCACGGGGCACAGCCTGGCCCGGCACAAGGACTTCATCGACAACGagatgctgctggtgctggcgCAGATGGACCGGCCCTCCCGCGTCTTCCCACACCTCTACCTG GGCTCCGAGTGGAACGCGGCCAacctggaggagctgcagcagaacCG GGTCACCCACATCCTGAACGTGGCGCGGGAGATCGACAACTTCTTCCCGGCGCTGTTCACCTACATGAATGTGCGGGTGTACGACGAGGAGAcggcccagctcctgccccactgGAACGacaccttcctcttcctctcccgCGTCCG GAGCCCATGTCCCAGCAGGCAAATCATGTCCCCCCAAGTGGAAGATGTTCAAGGGCTGGAAGCTCCTACGGCGGGACAAGATCTGGCTGAACAACGCGATCTGGAGGGCTTGGTACCTGCAGT ACgtgaaaagaagaaatcccGCCTGCAGCTTCACGATGCCGCTCGAGAccggggacaggcaggagcacCATGGTCCAGAG GTGGGGACGACGGAGGGCAAGTACTGGAAGTGCCACATCCAAGCCGTCACCCGGGAGTGCCACAAGCGGAGGATGTACTTGTGCGCGCAG gtgtGGAAGACGGAGGACGAACCAGCAGCGCTGCCCTCTCAGGTACCAGCGCCGTGTCTCCACCCGTGCTCGCTGTCCGAAGggctcccctctcccagcttgGCCAGTCCCATTGGTGTTACTGGGAGTCCCGGCAGCACCGGCTTCTGGATCTGGGCTCACCAGCTCCCCTCACCCTTTCTGTGCCTGGCAGGGGGTGCCCGGTGCCCAGGAGGGTCCGGTGGCCAGCGGCACGGCGGAGAGCAGCTGCCCCATGGAGCCTGACCCCCTGGAAAGGCTGA
- the SSH3 gene encoding protein phosphatase Slingshot homolog 3 isoform X4 translates to MALVTVRRAAGSAGGPAEEDAPRRRQLQRRQSFVMVKGAALLLPAEEPLVAEPPPAAPPSQAPGQQEQHLQLMMQLLRPQDAIRLAVRLESARPQRVRYLLVVRPEEAGAEGQTALLGVDFAHEGAARCTLGMVLPLWSDTQVFLDGDGGFSVTSGGQTRIFKPISVQTMWPATPELSEQAVRALLRDVMASADLESVTSKEVREELERRTGHSLARHKDFIDNEMLLVLAQMDRPSRVFPHLYLGSEWNAANLEELQQNRVTHILNVAREIDNFFPALFTYMNVRVYDEETAQLLPHWNDTFLFLSRVRASGGRALVHCRMGLSRSAATVLAYAMKEFGWPLERALRHVRHCRPGVLPNPGFMRQLDFYQGILQASRHSSLWEPKAAERAAQPQEGPEAAPGDEGGRSPAPSPQPPEEASGPGLLGASRRPRISLCAVMRSISLLEPPEPPEPLGEPLAEEVFAEAPGGPGGAPPGTRPSSRPRRVVRQDSMDGGPAPACDHAPTDGHAPPAPAVTPPPPSDSDPASCPTPASGPTPVLTPPPASPPPPNPGGGMGQSTPAAMAPRGRGGA, encoded by the exons atGGCGCTGGTCACCgtgcggcgggcggcgggctcCGCCGGGGGCCCGGCG GAGGAAGATGCACCCAGGCGCAGGCAGCTGCAGCGGCG gcAGAGCTTCGTCATGGTCAAGGGGGccgccctgctgctgcccgcgGAGGAGCCGCTGGTGGCCGAGCCCCCCCCGGCTGCGCCCCCCAGCCAGGCCccggggcagcaggagcagcacctgcagctcaTGATGCAGCTGCTGCGTCCCCAGGATGCCATCCGGCTG gcgGTGCGGCTGGAGTCGGCGCGGCCGCAGCGGGTGCGGTACCTGCTGGTGGTGCGGCCCGAGGAGGCGGGAGCCGAGGGGCAGACGGCGCTGCTGGGCGTGGACTTTGCCCACGAGGG AGCCGCCCGCTGCACCCTGGGCATGGTGCTGCCCCTCTGGAGCGACACCCAGGTCTTCCTCGACGGTGATGG GGGGTTCAGCGTGACGTCTGGGGGACAGACCCGCATCTTCAAGCCCATCTCTGTCCAGACCATGTG GCCGGCGACGCCGGAGCTGTCGGAGCAGGCGGTGCGGGCGCTGCTGCGGGACGTGATGGCCAGCGCTGACCTGGAGAGCGTCACCTCCAAGGAG GTACGGGAGGAGCTGGAGCGGCGCACGGGGCACAGCCTGGCCCGGCACAAGGACTTCATCGACAACGagatgctgctggtgctggcgCAGATGGACCGGCCCTCCCGCGTCTTCCCACACCTCTACCTG GGCTCCGAGTGGAACGCGGCCAacctggaggagctgcagcagaacCG GGTCACCCACATCCTGAACGTGGCGCGGGAGATCGACAACTTCTTCCCGGCGCTGTTCACCTACATGAATGTGCGGGTGTACGACGAGGAGAcggcccagctcctgccccactgGAACGacaccttcctcttcctctcccgCGTCCG GGCCAGCGGGGGCCGGGCGCTGGTACACTGCCGCATGGGGCTGAGCCGCTCGGCGGCCACGGTGCTGGCCTACGCCATGAAGGAGTTCGGGTGGCCGCTGGAGCGGGCGCTGCGGCACGTCCGGCACTGCCGCCCCGGCGTCCTGCCCAACCCCGGCTTCATGCGCCAGCTCGACTTCTACCAGGGCATCCTGCAGGCCAG CCGGCACAGCAGCCTGTGGGAGCCCAaggcggcggagcgggcggccCAGCCCCAGGAGGGCCCAGAGGCCGCCCCGGGGGACGAGGGTGGCCGgtccccggccccctccccgcagccccctgaGGAGGCGAGCGGGCCGGGGCTGTTGGGGGCCTCCCGGCGCCCCCGCATCTCCCTCTGCGCCGTCATGCGGAGCATCAGCCTGCTggagccccccgagccccccgagCCGCTGGGGGAGCCCCTCGCCGAGGAG GTGTTCGCGGAGGccccgggcgggccggggggaGCTCCCCCGGGGACACGGCCCTcgtcccggccccgccgggtGGTCCGCCAGGACAGCATGgacggcggccccgcccccgcctgcGACCACGCCCCCACGGACGGCCACGCCCCACCTGCCCCCGCTGTGACTCCGCCCCCTCCCTCCGATTCTGACCCCGCCTCCTGCCCCACCCCTGCCTCTGGCCCCACCCCCGTGCTGaccccgccccccgcctcccctccaccccctaacccggggggggggatggggcaGAGCACCCCCGCCGCCATGGCACCACGGGGAAGGGGCGGAGCCTAG
- the SSH3 gene encoding protein phosphatase Slingshot homolog 3 isoform X1, which produces MALVTVRRAAGSAGGPAEEDAPRRRQLQRRQSFVMVKGAALLLPAEEPLVAEPPPAAPPSQAPGQQEQHLQLMMQLLRPQDAIRLAVRLESARPQRVRYLLVVRPEEAGAEGQTALLGVDFAHEGAARCTLGMVLPLWSDTQVFLDGDGGFSVTSGGQTRIFKPISVQTMWAVLQELHRACEEASRGGHIPGGPALAWARGYAAALASEQSCLNEWLAMADLESVRPASPPPLRPATPELSEQAVRALLRDVMASADLESVTSKEVREELERRTGHSLARHKDFIDNEMLLVLAQMDRPSRVFPHLYLGSEWNAANLEELQQNRVTHILNVAREIDNFFPALFTYMNVRVYDEETAQLLPHWNDTFLFLSRVRASGGRALVHCRMGLSRSAATVLAYAMKEFGWPLERALRHVRHCRPGVLPNPGFMRQLDFYQGILQASRHSSLWEPKAAERAAQPQEGPEAAPGDEGGRSPAPSPQPPEEASGPGLLGASRRPRISLCAVMRSISLLEPPEPPEPLGEPLAEEVFAEAPGGPGGAPPGTRPSSRPRRVVRQDSMDGGPAPACDHAPTDGHAPPAPAVTPPPPSDSDPASCPTPASGPTPVLTPPPASPPPPNPGGGMGQSTPAAMAPRGRGGA; this is translated from the exons atGGCGCTGGTCACCgtgcggcgggcggcgggctcCGCCGGGGGCCCGGCG GAGGAAGATGCACCCAGGCGCAGGCAGCTGCAGCGGCG gcAGAGCTTCGTCATGGTCAAGGGGGccgccctgctgctgcccgcgGAGGAGCCGCTGGTGGCCGAGCCCCCCCCGGCTGCGCCCCCCAGCCAGGCCccggggcagcaggagcagcacctgcagctcaTGATGCAGCTGCTGCGTCCCCAGGATGCCATCCGGCTG gcgGTGCGGCTGGAGTCGGCGCGGCCGCAGCGGGTGCGGTACCTGCTGGTGGTGCGGCCCGAGGAGGCGGGAGCCGAGGGGCAGACGGCGCTGCTGGGCGTGGACTTTGCCCACGAGGG AGCCGCCCGCTGCACCCTGGGCATGGTGCTGCCCCTCTGGAGCGACACCCAGGTCTTCCTCGACGGTGATGG GGGGTTCAGCGTGACGTCTGGGGGACAGACCCGCATCTTCAAGCCCATCTCTGTCCAGACCATGTG GGCcgtgctgcaggagctgcaccGCGCCTGCGAGGAGGCGTCCCGCGGCGGGCACATCCCCGGGGGCCCGGCGCTGGCCTGGGCCCGTGGCTACGCGGCGGCGCTGGCCTCGGAGCAGAGCTGCCTCAACGAGTGGCTGGCCATGGCCGACCTCGAGTCCGTGCGCCCTGCCTCGCCCCCGCCCCTCCG GCCGGCGACGCCGGAGCTGTCGGAGCAGGCGGTGCGGGCGCTGCTGCGGGACGTGATGGCCAGCGCTGACCTGGAGAGCGTCACCTCCAAGGAG GTACGGGAGGAGCTGGAGCGGCGCACGGGGCACAGCCTGGCCCGGCACAAGGACTTCATCGACAACGagatgctgctggtgctggcgCAGATGGACCGGCCCTCCCGCGTCTTCCCACACCTCTACCTG GGCTCCGAGTGGAACGCGGCCAacctggaggagctgcagcagaacCG GGTCACCCACATCCTGAACGTGGCGCGGGAGATCGACAACTTCTTCCCGGCGCTGTTCACCTACATGAATGTGCGGGTGTACGACGAGGAGAcggcccagctcctgccccactgGAACGacaccttcctcttcctctcccgCGTCCG GGCCAGCGGGGGCCGGGCGCTGGTACACTGCCGCATGGGGCTGAGCCGCTCGGCGGCCACGGTGCTGGCCTACGCCATGAAGGAGTTCGGGTGGCCGCTGGAGCGGGCGCTGCGGCACGTCCGGCACTGCCGCCCCGGCGTCCTGCCCAACCCCGGCTTCATGCGCCAGCTCGACTTCTACCAGGGCATCCTGCAGGCCAG CCGGCACAGCAGCCTGTGGGAGCCCAaggcggcggagcgggcggccCAGCCCCAGGAGGGCCCAGAGGCCGCCCCGGGGGACGAGGGTGGCCGgtccccggccccctccccgcagccccctgaGGAGGCGAGCGGGCCGGGGCTGTTGGGGGCCTCCCGGCGCCCCCGCATCTCCCTCTGCGCCGTCATGCGGAGCATCAGCCTGCTggagccccccgagccccccgagCCGCTGGGGGAGCCCCTCGCCGAGGAG GTGTTCGCGGAGGccccgggcgggccggggggaGCTCCCCCGGGGACACGGCCCTcgtcccggccccgccgggtGGTCCGCCAGGACAGCATGgacggcggccccgcccccgcctgcGACCACGCCCCCACGGACGGCCACGCCCCACCTGCCCCCGCTGTGACTCCGCCCCCTCCCTCCGATTCTGACCCCGCCTCCTGCCCCACCCCTGCCTCTGGCCCCACCCCCGTGCTGaccccgccccccgcctcccctccaccccctaacccggggggggggatggggcaGAGCACCCCCGCCGCCATGGCACCACGGGGAAGGGGCGGAGCCTAG